A stretch of the Archangium violaceum genome encodes the following:
- a CDS encoding phytoene desaturase family protein, whose protein sequence is MTSTWYDAVVVGAGFGGLATALELTQRGARVALCETLDYPGGCASTFRRHGYSFEAGATLFSGLDEQQLFGRWVRQLGLDVTVDWLDPLVELRTPGMRLNVYRDRERLLDQLRAFPDAPADALRNFFAMQRQVAGALWSILDDPTLLPPFDLSALRRHASRVMSYTPLVRWMGRPLGAVLERYGLLRFTPLRTYLDALCQITVQCGATEAEAPFALGAMDYYWRGTGHVRGGIGQLASALAGAITSGGGEVLYANRVKSLEPVPGGWRVSARRGELLARHVVANVLPRGITHLLGLPPERLPSRLKELSARVEEGWGAVMLYLVARAPEGHSPSAHHLELVQNEQAPFIEGNHLFASLSGEADMGRAPAGHRTLTVSTHVPLRSLTGRPEEEQARIVSTIQERMRQGLRRLAPEWMENVQHEMTASPRTFERFTQRDAGAVGGVPRRAGLYHYRTLGPKQVMKGLWLVGDSVFPGQSTLATALGGVRTAASIARG, encoded by the coding sequence TTGACGAGCACCTGGTACGACGCAGTGGTGGTGGGCGCTGGCTTTGGAGGACTGGCCACGGCGCTCGAGCTCACCCAGAGGGGCGCCCGCGTGGCGCTCTGCGAGACCCTCGACTATCCGGGAGGCTGTGCCAGCACCTTCCGCCGGCACGGCTATTCCTTCGAGGCCGGTGCCACCCTCTTCTCCGGGCTCGACGAGCAGCAACTCTTCGGCCGCTGGGTGCGCCAGCTCGGCCTCGACGTGACGGTGGACTGGTTGGATCCACTGGTGGAGCTGCGCACGCCGGGCATGCGGCTGAACGTGTACCGGGACCGCGAGCGCCTGCTCGACCAGCTCCGCGCCTTCCCGGACGCCCCCGCCGACGCGCTGCGGAACTTCTTCGCGATGCAGCGGCAGGTGGCCGGCGCGTTGTGGTCCATCCTCGATGACCCGACGCTGCTACCACCGTTCGACCTGAGCGCGCTGCGGCGGCATGCCTCGCGCGTCATGAGCTACACGCCCCTGGTGCGCTGGATGGGACGGCCCCTCGGTGCCGTGCTGGAGCGCTACGGGCTGCTGCGCTTCACGCCGCTGCGCACGTACCTGGACGCGCTCTGTCAAATCACCGTGCAGTGCGGCGCCACCGAGGCCGAGGCCCCCTTCGCGCTCGGCGCCATGGACTACTACTGGCGCGGCACCGGGCACGTGCGAGGAGGCATCGGCCAGCTGGCCAGCGCGCTCGCGGGCGCCATCACCTCTGGAGGCGGCGAGGTGCTGTACGCCAACCGGGTGAAGTCGCTCGAGCCCGTGCCGGGAGGCTGGCGGGTGTCGGCGCGCCGGGGCGAGCTGCTCGCGCGCCACGTGGTGGCCAACGTCCTGCCGCGGGGAATCACGCACCTGCTGGGCCTCCCACCCGAGCGCCTGCCCTCTCGCCTGAAGGAGCTCTCCGCGCGCGTGGAGGAGGGCTGGGGCGCGGTGATGCTGTACCTCGTGGCGCGGGCACCCGAGGGACACTCCCCGAGCGCGCACCACCTGGAGCTGGTGCAGAACGAACAGGCGCCCTTCATCGAGGGCAACCACCTCTTCGCCTCGTTGAGCGGCGAGGCGGACATGGGCCGCGCGCCCGCGGGCCACCGCACCCTCACGGTGTCCACGCACGTCCCGCTGCGCTCGCTGACGGGGCGGCCCGAGGAGGAGCAGGCGCGCATCGTCTCCACCATCCAGGAGCGGATGCGGCAGGGTTTGAGGCGCCTGGCCCCGGAGTGGATGGAGAACGTGCAGCACGAGATGACGGCGTCGCCACGCACCTTCGAGCGCTTCACCCAGCGCGATGCGGGAGCGGTGGGCGGAGTGCCGCGCCGGGCAGGGCTGTACCACTACCGCACGCTGGGGCCGAAGCAGGTGATGAAGGGGTTGTGGCTCGTGGGGGACTCGGTGTTCCCGGGGCAGAGCACACTGGCCACCGCGCTCGGAGGCGTGCGCACCGCCGCGAGCATCGCGCGAGGCTGA
- a CDS encoding alpha/beta hydrolase family protein has protein sequence MSLQSSRKSLAGAPALAVHRGSREDALRRGAVLFFHGLGGSKEVNERELGVFADRGLFAVGIDVVGHGERCYLDFGARFTHDNPRVKEEFLQVVQATANEVPAVLDALVALGAHPERLGISGASLGGFISYRALLVDRRLRVAAPLIASPEWALPLPESPHRHLERFFPVALFSQTAGLDEVVHPSLARTFHARLEPLYAQAPERLRYREFPLSGHMMRPADWDEAIRDAADWVVRFLDVEQAPP, from the coding sequence ATGAGCCTCCAATCCTCGAGAAAGTCCCTCGCGGGAGCCCCCGCCCTGGCCGTCCACCGGGGTTCTCGCGAAGACGCCCTGCGCCGTGGCGCGGTACTCTTCTTCCATGGGCTCGGTGGGTCCAAGGAAGTGAATGAGCGGGAGCTGGGAGTCTTCGCGGACCGGGGACTCTTCGCGGTGGGCATCGACGTGGTGGGGCATGGCGAGCGGTGTTACCTCGACTTTGGCGCTCGCTTCACCCACGACAACCCGCGAGTGAAAGAGGAGTTCCTCCAGGTGGTCCAGGCAACCGCGAACGAGGTGCCCGCGGTGCTCGATGCGCTCGTGGCGCTCGGGGCCCACCCGGAGCGGCTGGGCATCAGTGGTGCCTCCCTGGGCGGGTTCATCAGCTACCGGGCCCTGTTGGTGGACCGGCGGTTGCGTGTGGCGGCTCCGCTGATCGCTTCACCCGAGTGGGCGCTTCCGCTGCCCGAGAGCCCTCACCGCCATCTGGAGCGCTTCTTCCCCGTGGCGCTCTTCAGCCAGACGGCGGGTCTGGACGAGGTGGTGCATCCCAGCCTGGCGCGGACCTTCCACGCGCGGCTGGAGCCCCTGTACGCCCAGGCTCCCGAGCGTCTGCGCTACCGGGAGTTTCCTCTGTCTGGGCACATGATGCGGCCCGCGGACTGGGACGAGGCCATCCGCGACGCGGCGGACTGGGTGGTCCGCTTCCTGGATGTTGAGCAAGCTCCTCCATGA
- a CDS encoding YeiH family protein — protein sequence MLVPLGAVASLLPFVSTGAALVAGIVVALLVGNPYVEWTRRATHTLLSLAVVGLGAGMDLRVVAAVGAHGILYTVASIAVCLLLGTLFARALGVSREAGLLISVGTAICGGSAIAAMVPVLRPREHEVSVALGTVFLLNAVALFVFPAIGHAVGLDASRFGLWSALAIHDTSSVVGAALQYGPQALEVATTVKLARALWIVPLTLAVGAWRSRQGGATKPRGKARRPWFILGFIAMAALVTWVPALRPVGNLVAGASRQALVLTLFLIGANLTLDAVRSVGIRPLAHGLALWVCMAGLSLGAIGFHLVE from the coding sequence GTGCTGGTCCCCCTTGGGGCGGTCGCCAGCCTGCTCCCCTTCGTATCCACCGGTGCCGCCCTGGTGGCGGGCATCGTCGTGGCCCTGCTCGTGGGCAACCCCTACGTGGAATGGACCCGCCGCGCCACGCACACCCTGCTGTCGCTCGCGGTGGTGGGACTCGGCGCCGGAATGGATCTGCGCGTCGTCGCGGCCGTGGGCGCCCACGGTATCCTCTATACGGTGGCGAGCATCGCCGTGTGCCTGCTCCTCGGCACCCTCTTCGCCCGGGCGCTCGGAGTCTCCCGTGAGGCCGGCCTGCTCATCAGCGTGGGCACGGCCATCTGTGGAGGCAGCGCCATCGCAGCGATGGTGCCCGTGCTCCGACCCAGGGAGCACGAGGTCTCCGTCGCCCTGGGCACCGTGTTCCTGCTCAACGCCGTGGCCCTCTTCGTCTTTCCCGCCATCGGGCATGCCGTGGGGCTCGACGCGAGCCGATTCGGACTGTGGAGCGCCCTGGCCATCCACGACACCAGCTCCGTGGTGGGGGCCGCCCTCCAGTACGGCCCCCAGGCGCTGGAGGTGGCCACGACGGTCAAGCTGGCGCGCGCCCTGTGGATCGTCCCACTCACGCTCGCCGTCGGCGCATGGCGGAGCCGTCAGGGTGGGGCAACGAAACCTCGGGGCAAGGCGCGGCGCCCCTGGTTCATCCTCGGCTTCATCGCCATGGCGGCGCTCGTCACCTGGGTGCCAGCCCTGCGACCCGTGGGGAACCTGGTGGCGGGCGCGTCCCGGCAGGCGCTGGTGCTGACGCTCTTCCTCATTGGCGCCAACCTCACCCTCGATGCCGTGCGCTCCGTGGGCATACGGCCGCTCGCGCACGGCCTGGCGCTATGGGTGTGCATGGCGGGCCTGAGCCTGGGCGCCATCGGCTTCCACCTCGTGGAATGA
- a CDS encoding MerR family transcriptional regulator, protein MLTIARFAERTGLSPSALRFYERKGLLVPARRLENGYRVYSPRQVGDAQLIHSLRQADVRLADIRHFLGLGLEERAALLARWRDEARARLLTVQLAEQYLQGLHPEGPSIHLHRWEKPSQLLWFPATAPVRPQPFLRAISERRRQLEKLGVPIASGGYVRTLDVEASTLVGEVGFRIEVGRKRSLPAQVRVQEVPPTLFASLECTADDDKAAHRVFRFLDHFGFTPSGLHLERYLLGAGGRYQLLLSVRPRLT, encoded by the coding sequence ATGCTGACCATCGCCCGCTTCGCCGAGCGCACCGGCCTCTCGCCCAGTGCCCTCCGATTCTACGAGCGCAAGGGGCTGCTCGTGCCAGCCCGGCGCCTGGAGAATGGCTACCGCGTCTACTCCCCGCGGCAGGTGGGGGATGCGCAGCTCATCCACAGCCTGCGGCAGGCGGACGTCCGGCTGGCGGACATCCGCCACTTCCTGGGCCTGGGCCTGGAGGAACGCGCCGCCCTGCTGGCCCGGTGGAGGGACGAGGCTCGCGCGCGCCTGCTGACCGTGCAGCTCGCGGAACAGTACCTCCAGGGCCTCCATCCCGAGGGCCCGTCCATCCACCTCCACCGCTGGGAGAAGCCGTCGCAGCTGCTCTGGTTCCCCGCCACCGCGCCGGTCCGTCCGCAGCCCTTCCTCCGGGCCATCTCCGAGCGCAGGCGCCAACTCGAGAAGCTCGGCGTTCCCATCGCGAGCGGCGGATACGTGCGAACGCTCGACGTGGAGGCATCCACCCTGGTGGGCGAGGTCGGGTTTCGCATCGAGGTGGGACGCAAGCGGAGCCTCCCGGCCCAGGTGCGCGTCCAGGAGGTGCCGCCCACCCTCTTCGCCTCCCTGGAGTGCACGGCGGACGATGACAAGGCGGCCCATCGCGTCTTCCGCTTCCTGGACCACTTTGGCTTCACGCCCTCGGGGCTCCACCTGGAGCGGTACCTGCTCGGAGCCGGGGGCCGGTATCAGTTGCTGCTCTCCGTGAGGCCCCGCCTCACGTGA
- a CDS encoding bifunctional acetate--CoA ligase family protein/GNAT family N-acetyltransferase → MAQPTRAPPNDPSYDLLHQRGRHPLDAIFSPRSVAVVGASERQGSVGRTILWNLISNPFGGTVYPINPKRPNVLGIRSWPSLKELPEPVDLAVIVTPAASVPGVMRECAEAGVRGAIIVSAGFKEVGPEGVKLEQEVLQIARQAGIRIIGPNCLGVMRPTTGLNATFAGGMARSGNVAFISQSGALLTAILDWSKRESVGFSACVSLGSMLNVGWGDLIDYLGDDPRTRSILLYMESIGDARAFLSAAREVALHKPIIVIKAGRTAQAAAAAASHTGTLTGSDEVLSAAFRRTGVLRVDSIADLFYMAEVLAKQPRPDGRRLTILTNAGSPGVLATDALVTGGGELAKLSDKTMSELNAFLPSEWSHGNPVDILGDADPERYAKAMEVAGADKSSDGLLVILTPQDATEPTQTADRLKPYVKMGKPVLASWMGGSEVAAGERILNDVGIPTFGYPDTAARIFNYMWRYSYNLAGLYETPVLTEEPERREEAETLIREARTAGRLVLTELESKKLLAAYGIPTVETRLASTVGEAVREAESLGYPVVLKLHSRRITHKSDVGGVRLNLETEAKVREAFEGIRKKLEELGLADAFDGVTVQPMVRLDGYELIVGSGLDAQFGPVLLFGAGGTLVEVFKDRALGLPPLNTTLARRMMEQTRIHEALRGVRGRKPVDLGALEKLLVRFSQMVVEQRFIKEMDINPLLASAEGLVALDARVVLHGPEVTEEQLPRLAILPYPTKYVERWRMKGGETVIIRPIRPEDEPRMVEFHKSLTEQTVFLRYAGMMKLDQRVAHERLARICFNDYGREMALVVERVDGASRGEILAVGRLTKLPGTEDAEFAMLISDAVQRQGLGTELLSRLVRVGRDWGLKRIVADILAGNGAMQHVCNKLGFKILLPQEIGETMVKAVKVLD, encoded by the coding sequence ATGGCCCAGCCGACCCGTGCGCCGCCCAATGATCCTTCGTACGACCTGCTGCACCAGCGAGGCCGTCATCCGCTCGACGCCATCTTCTCTCCGCGCAGCGTGGCGGTGGTGGGCGCGAGCGAGCGGCAGGGGAGCGTGGGGCGCACCATCCTCTGGAACCTCATCAGCAACCCCTTCGGGGGCACCGTCTATCCCATCAATCCCAAACGGCCCAACGTGCTGGGCATCCGCTCCTGGCCGTCACTGAAGGAGCTGCCCGAGCCGGTGGACCTGGCCGTCATCGTGACGCCCGCGGCCTCGGTGCCCGGCGTGATGCGCGAGTGCGCGGAGGCGGGCGTCCGGGGAGCCATCATCGTCTCCGCGGGTTTCAAGGAGGTGGGCCCCGAGGGCGTGAAGCTGGAGCAGGAGGTGCTTCAGATCGCCCGGCAGGCGGGCATCCGCATCATCGGTCCCAACTGTCTGGGCGTGATGCGGCCGACCACGGGGCTCAACGCCACCTTCGCGGGGGGCATGGCGCGCTCGGGCAACGTGGCCTTCATCAGCCAGAGCGGCGCGCTGCTCACGGCCATCCTCGACTGGAGCAAGCGCGAATCGGTGGGCTTCAGCGCCTGCGTGTCCCTGGGCTCGATGTTGAACGTGGGGTGGGGCGACCTCATCGACTACCTGGGAGACGACCCGCGCACGCGCAGCATCCTCCTCTACATGGAGTCCATCGGTGACGCGCGGGCCTTCCTGTCGGCGGCGCGCGAGGTGGCGCTGCACAAGCCCATCATCGTCATCAAGGCGGGACGGACGGCGCAGGCGGCGGCGGCGGCGGCCTCGCACACGGGCACGCTGACGGGCAGCGACGAGGTGCTGAGCGCGGCCTTCCGGCGCACGGGCGTGCTGCGCGTGGACTCCATCGCGGACCTCTTCTACATGGCCGAGGTGCTCGCCAAGCAGCCGCGTCCCGACGGCCGGCGGCTCACCATCCTCACCAACGCGGGCAGCCCGGGCGTGCTGGCCACGGACGCGCTGGTGACGGGCGGCGGAGAGCTGGCGAAGCTGTCGGACAAGACGATGTCGGAGCTCAATGCCTTCCTGCCTTCCGAGTGGAGCCACGGCAACCCGGTGGACATCCTCGGAGACGCGGACCCGGAGCGTTACGCGAAGGCGATGGAGGTGGCCGGCGCGGACAAGAGCAGCGATGGCCTGCTCGTCATCCTCACGCCGCAGGACGCAACCGAGCCCACGCAGACGGCGGATCGGCTGAAACCCTACGTGAAGATGGGCAAGCCGGTGCTCGCCAGTTGGATGGGCGGCTCGGAGGTGGCGGCGGGCGAGCGCATCCTCAACGACGTGGGGATTCCCACGTTCGGCTATCCGGACACGGCGGCGCGCATCTTCAATTACATGTGGCGCTACAGCTACAACCTGGCGGGCCTGTACGAGACGCCGGTGCTGACGGAGGAGCCGGAGCGGCGCGAGGAGGCCGAGACGCTCATCCGCGAGGCGCGCACGGCGGGCCGTCTGGTGCTCACGGAGCTGGAGTCCAAGAAGCTGCTGGCGGCGTATGGGATTCCGACGGTGGAGACGCGGCTGGCGAGCACCGTGGGCGAGGCGGTGCGCGAGGCGGAGTCGCTGGGCTACCCCGTGGTGCTGAAGCTGCACTCCCGCCGCATCACCCACAAGTCGGACGTGGGCGGAGTTCGGCTGAACCTGGAGACGGAGGCGAAGGTCCGCGAGGCCTTCGAGGGCATCCGGAAGAAGCTGGAGGAGCTGGGCCTGGCGGATGCGTTCGACGGGGTGACGGTGCAGCCCATGGTGAGGCTGGACGGCTACGAGCTCATCGTGGGCAGCGGCCTGGACGCGCAGTTCGGGCCGGTGTTGCTGTTCGGCGCGGGTGGCACGCTGGTGGAGGTGTTCAAGGACAGGGCGCTGGGGCTGCCGCCGCTGAACACGACGCTGGCGCGGCGGATGATGGAGCAGACGCGCATCCACGAGGCGCTGCGCGGGGTGCGCGGGCGCAAGCCGGTGGACCTGGGCGCCCTGGAGAAGCTGCTGGTGCGCTTCAGCCAGATGGTGGTGGAGCAGCGCTTCATCAAGGAGATGGACATCAACCCCCTGCTGGCGTCCGCGGAGGGGCTGGTGGCGCTGGACGCTCGCGTGGTGCTGCACGGCCCGGAGGTGACGGAGGAGCAACTGCCGCGGCTGGCCATCCTCCCGTACCCGACGAAGTACGTGGAGCGCTGGAGGATGAAGGGGGGGGAGACGGTGATCATCCGGCCCATCCGTCCCGAGGACGAGCCGAGGATGGTGGAGTTCCACAAGTCGCTGACGGAGCAGACGGTGTTCCTGCGGTACGCGGGGATGATGAAGCTGGACCAGCGCGTGGCACACGAGCGGCTGGCGCGCATCTGCTTCAACGACTACGGGCGTGAGATGGCGCTGGTGGTGGAGCGGGTGGACGGCGCGAGCCGGGGAGAGATTCTCGCGGTGGGCCGTCTGACGAAGCTGCCGGGCACGGAGGATGCCGAGTTCGCGATGCTCATCAGCGACGCGGTGCAGCGGCAGGGCCTGGGCACGGAGCTGCTGAGCCGGCTGGTGAGGGTGGGCCGGGACTGGGGCCTGAAGCGGATCGTCGCGGACATCCTCGCGGGCAACGGGGCGATGCAGCACGTCTGCAACAAGCTGGGCTTCAAAATCCTCCTGCCCCAGGAGATAGGCGAGACGATGGTGAAGGCGGTAAAGGTGTTGGACTGA
- a CDS encoding DUF2019 domain-containing protein: protein MTLEELVEQFAQNVAAQTDAIWRGDAKTGNKHARKYGAAVDKLLTHGDSGRDALLVLLKHERMDVRVMAAAHLLRYKTAEAKAVLEEAAKGQGLVPFEAQQALKRWEEGTWALDPG, encoded by the coding sequence ATGACGCTGGAGGAGCTTGTCGAACAGTTCGCGCAGAACGTGGCCGCGCAGACCGACGCCATCTGGCGGGGAGACGCCAAGACTGGAAACAAGCATGCCAGGAAGTACGGTGCCGCAGTCGATAAACTCCTGACCCACGGCGATTCCGGGCGTGATGCGCTACTCGTGCTGCTCAAACACGAGCGAATGGATGTGCGCGTCATGGCCGCCGCGCATCTGCTCCGCTACAAGACGGCTGAGGCCAAAGCGGTTCTGGAGGAAGCCGCCAAAGGTCAGGGGCTCGTGCCCTTTGAAGCACAGCAGGCACTGAAGCGGTGGGAAGAAGGAACCTGGGCCCTGGACCCAGGGTAG
- a CDS encoding LysR family transcriptional regulator has protein sequence MVATTGQVSAASRLLHLSQPAVSAQVRQLEHECGRPLLVRTARGVRLNDAGRALLEYAQRVHQLLDEAALAISAEEETGGELVLAASTTIASSVVPQVLASFLRSHRGLQVRVEVGNTTQVLAWVGEGRAPLGLVEGHARAARIRLERYLDDELVPVVSAQAPAELLRVRSVDALRSVPLLWREPGSGTRAVLERALRRAGVRHGAQAGDLQLGSNEAIHGAVMLGLGVGFLSRWSIQGELAQGRLRVLPVPGLRVERAFSWVLPVDVPSGIAGRFLRHARASPPPLLHP, from the coding sequence GTGGTCGCCACCACGGGGCAGGTGTCGGCGGCCTCGCGGCTGCTGCACCTGTCGCAGCCCGCCGTCTCCGCGCAGGTGCGCCAGCTCGAGCACGAGTGCGGCCGGCCCCTGCTGGTACGCACCGCTCGGGGCGTGCGCCTCAACGACGCGGGCCGGGCCCTGCTGGAGTACGCCCAACGCGTCCACCAACTGCTGGACGAGGCGGCACTCGCCATCTCCGCCGAGGAGGAGACGGGTGGGGAGCTGGTGCTGGCGGCGAGCACGACGATCGCCAGCTCCGTGGTGCCCCAGGTGCTGGCCTCCTTCCTCCGCTCCCATCGGGGATTGCAGGTGCGGGTGGAGGTGGGCAACACCACGCAGGTGCTCGCCTGGGTGGGCGAGGGCCGCGCCCCGCTGGGCCTGGTGGAAGGGCATGCCCGCGCCGCTCGCATCCGGTTGGAGCGCTACCTCGATGACGAGCTGGTTCCCGTCGTCTCGGCGCAGGCTCCGGCGGAGTTGCTGCGGGTGCGCTCGGTGGACGCCCTTCGTTCCGTGCCCCTGCTCTGGCGCGAGCCGGGCTCGGGAACGCGGGCCGTGCTGGAGCGCGCCCTGCGGCGGGCCGGAGTGCGTCACGGGGCTCAGGCGGGGGACCTGCAACTCGGCAGCAACGAGGCCATCCACGGCGCGGTGATGCTGGGTCTGGGCGTGGGCTTCCTGTCGAGATGGAGCATCCAGGGCGAGCTGGCCCAGGGGCGGCTGCGGGTGCTTCCCGTGCCGGGCCTGCGCGTGGAGCGTGCCTTCTCGTGGGTGCTTCCGGTGGATGTGCCGTCGGGCATCGCGGGCCGCTTCCTGCGCCACGCGCGTGCCTCGCCACCGCCCCTGCTGCACCCCTGA
- the sitA5 gene encoding SitA5 family polymorphic toxin: MKPYCTIVLMALLVGCGTASRVVRLDTGQAAPLVFTPRAGTEPVGLNDNEFEEAVAKLARNTRPSTRPQEAARRLFEMDARSGSYTYEIPGRRITPLDSSEHLKEESTAAEVELTRAYFRWCERTGRPGDCLRLLTESHTVSGDGRFALAMALARGVVLDEMMEAFKDMADPHAMVAAVLWTWTTYMVLIAIPDVTISKGLAAVMTATLISYVGIDTFWGLVVGFKRLMDEADRASTFTELRDAGERYGRVMGRNAARAFAMLAMAAIGNTAPGLAATMPNLPGSRQAAVQAETQMGIRLAAVGDVETVAVSAETVTIALAPGAVAETAQAMSGTAAKVHPNGFRAWGSYSGFKRAMGSAGPGKEWHHIVEQTPGNVKRFGAQAVHNTENIIPLDKGIHTRISSLYSSIRRSITGSDRLTVRQWLSTQSYESQREFGLLAIENVTKRFW; this comes from the coding sequence ATGAAGCCGTACTGCACGATCGTGTTGATGGCGCTCCTCGTCGGGTGTGGTACGGCCTCTCGGGTCGTGCGCCTGGACACGGGCCAGGCCGCCCCCCTCGTCTTCACCCCGCGCGCTGGCACCGAGCCAGTGGGGTTGAACGACAACGAATTCGAGGAGGCCGTAGCGAAGCTTGCCCGAAACACGCGGCCCTCCACTCGGCCCCAGGAAGCCGCTCGGCGGCTGTTCGAGATGGATGCGCGGAGCGGTTCGTACACGTACGAGATACCTGGCCGCCGTATCACGCCGCTCGATTCGAGCGAACACCTGAAGGAGGAATCAACGGCGGCGGAAGTGGAGTTGACCCGCGCCTACTTTCGCTGGTGCGAGCGCACCGGCAGGCCCGGAGACTGTCTCCGCCTGCTGACGGAAAGCCATACCGTCTCCGGGGATGGCCGTTTCGCGCTGGCCATGGCCCTCGCCAGGGGGGTCGTGCTGGACGAGATGATGGAGGCGTTCAAGGACATGGCCGATCCCCACGCCATGGTGGCGGCGGTCCTCTGGACCTGGACCACGTACATGGTCCTCATCGCCATTCCCGACGTGACGATCTCCAAGGGCCTCGCCGCGGTGATGACCGCCACGCTCATTTCCTACGTAGGCATCGATACCTTCTGGGGCCTCGTCGTCGGCTTCAAGCGGTTGATGGACGAGGCGGATCGGGCATCCACGTTCACCGAGCTACGCGATGCGGGCGAGCGCTACGGCAGGGTCATGGGGCGCAACGCGGCACGAGCGTTCGCCATGCTGGCGATGGCGGCCATCGGCAACACGGCGCCGGGGCTGGCCGCGACGATGCCGAACCTGCCCGGCTCGAGACAAGCGGCGGTGCAGGCGGAGACGCAGATGGGTATCCGTCTCGCGGCGGTAGGGGACGTGGAGACGGTGGCAGTAAGCGCCGAGACCGTCACCATCGCGCTTGCGCCTGGTGCTGTCGCCGAAACGGCCCAGGCCATGAGCGGCACCGCCGCCAAGGTTCATCCGAACGGATTCAGGGCTTGGGGGTCGTACAGCGGATTCAAGAGGGCCATGGGCTCGGCGGGCCCAGGAAAAGAGTGGCACCACATTGTCGAGCAGACGCCAGGCAACGTGAAGCGATTCGGAGCTCAGGCCGTTCACAACACCGAGAACATCATCCCGTTGGACAAGGGCATCCACACCCGCATCAGCTCGCTCTACTCGTCCATCCGGCGTAGTATCACGGGCTCGGATAGGCTGACCGTGCGGCAGTGGTTGAGCACACAGTCGTACGAGTCCCAACGCGAGTTCGGGCTGCTGGCCATCGAGAACGTAACGAAGAGGTTCTGGTGA
- a CDS encoding deoxyribodipyrimidine photo-lyase, with protein sequence MASRTVEEGRIKRLNTREAKGGDYVLYWMQQSQRAEFNPALEYAIQRANEAKLPLLVGFGLMDGYPEANVRHYRFMLEGLQDTRRSLARRKIPLVVQRGRPDEVALKLARHAALVVGDRGYLRHQKQWRQTVADKASCPVIQVEGDVVVPVEAASGKAEYAARTLRPKIHRLWSAYLVELAPTPLKTDSLGLGVKGLELDDLDAVLAKLDLDRSVPSVSHRFRDGTSEAKRLLRKFITEHLPVYQESRPHPETTHVSHMSKYLHFGQVSPVEVALAAREAKAADPQRERFLEELIVRRELAQNFAEYSPHYDSFACVPEWAWKTLDKHRSDERHHQYTQEQLERARTHDPYWNAAMREMRYTGYMHNALRMYWGKKILEWSSTPEHAHRTAMALNNRYFLDGRDASSYANLGWLFGLHDRPWGEREIPGTVRYMSSGGLERKADMEAYLEKVDGLVAEAKAAGVRFEGD encoded by the coding sequence ATGGCGAGCAGGACGGTCGAGGAAGGGCGCATCAAGAGGCTCAACACCCGCGAAGCGAAGGGCGGCGACTACGTCCTCTACTGGATGCAGCAGAGCCAGCGCGCGGAGTTCAACCCCGCGCTGGAGTACGCCATCCAGCGGGCCAACGAGGCGAAGCTGCCGCTGCTCGTGGGCTTCGGGCTCATGGATGGCTATCCCGAGGCCAACGTCCGCCACTATCGCTTCATGCTGGAGGGGCTCCAGGACACGCGGCGCTCCCTCGCGCGCCGGAAGATTCCCCTCGTGGTCCAACGCGGTCGCCCGGACGAGGTGGCGCTGAAGCTCGCGCGGCACGCGGCGCTCGTGGTGGGTGACCGGGGCTACCTGCGGCACCAGAAGCAGTGGCGTCAGACGGTGGCCGACAAGGCCTCCTGCCCCGTCATCCAGGTTGAGGGCGATGTGGTGGTGCCCGTGGAGGCCGCCTCGGGCAAGGCCGAGTACGCCGCGCGCACCCTCCGCCCGAAGATCCACCGCCTCTGGAGCGCGTACCTGGTCGAGCTCGCGCCCACGCCGCTGAAGACGGACTCGCTGGGGCTCGGCGTGAAGGGGCTCGAGCTGGACGATCTCGACGCGGTGCTGGCGAAGCTGGACCTGGATCGCTCGGTGCCCTCCGTGAGCCACCGCTTCCGGGACGGCACGAGCGAGGCGAAGCGTCTCCTTCGCAAGTTCATCACCGAGCACCTCCCCGTGTACCAGGAGAGCCGGCCCCATCCGGAGACGACGCACGTCTCGCACATGAGCAAGTACCTCCATTTCGGGCAGGTGAGCCCGGTGGAGGTGGCGCTCGCCGCGCGCGAGGCCAAGGCGGCGGACCCCCAGCGCGAGCGCTTCCTCGAGGAGCTCATCGTCCGGCGCGAGCTCGCGCAGAACTTCGCCGAGTACTCGCCCCACTACGACTCCTTCGCGTGCGTGCCCGAGTGGGCCTGGAAGACCTTGGACAAACACCGGAGCGACGAGCGGCACCACCAGTACACGCAGGAGCAACTCGAGCGGGCTCGCACGCATGACCCGTACTGGAACGCCGCCATGCGGGAGATGCGCTACACGGGCTACATGCACAACGCCCTGCGCATGTACTGGGGGAAGAAGATATTGGAATGGAGCAGCACCCCCGAGCACGCGCACCGCACGGCGATGGCGCTCAACAACCGGTACTTCCTGGACGGACGCGACGCGAGCTCCTACGCCAACCTCGGCTGGCTGTTCGGTCTGCACGACCGGCCCTGGGGTGAGCGCGAAATCCCCGGCACCGTGCGTTACATGTCCTCGGGGGGCCTGGAACGGAAGGCGGACATGGAGGCCTATCTCGAGAAGGTGGACGGGCTCGTCGCCGAGGCGAAGGCGGCGGGCGTCCGCTTCGAGGGCGATTGA